A section of the Lineus longissimus chromosome 1, tnLinLong1.2, whole genome shotgun sequence genome encodes:
- the LOC135497959 gene encoding PDZ and LIM domain protein 4-like, with the protein MSTINVTLKRKNSSEPWGFRMHGGVDYQKPLFMQKITKNSVAHKAGLEPGDVILKIGHAQVDRMTHQQAKMEIIRAGCDVDFVVLKHGIDMAREMASSKPAAAPEPDQDHHQKWEGTGAENKQLQSRSFRMLQLSVNDSEAGGDMPISAVGGNLEEKRQQQQAKYAEQMATQY; encoded by the exons ATGTCGACAATTAACGTGACACTGAAACGGAAAAACTCCTCCGAACCATGGGGATTTCGGATGCACGGAGGTGTGGACTATCAAAAGCCTTTATTCATGCAAAAG atcacGAAAAACAGTGTTGCCCACAAGGCTGGCCTAGAACCGGGTGACGTCATCTTAAAAATCGGCCATGCTCAAGTGGACAGGATGACCCACCAACAAGCCAAAATGGAGATTATTAGGGCTGGTTGTGACGTAGACTTTGTGGTGCTCAA GCATGGTATCGACATGGCGAGAGAAATGGCCTCATCAAAACCAGCAGCTGCACCGGAGCCAGATCAGGATCATCATCAGAAATGGGAAGGCACGGGCGCAGAAAATAAGCAACTCCAATCGAGATCATTTAGAATGTTACAGCTTTCGGTTAATGATTCCGAGGCTGGAG GTGACATGCCTATCTCGGCAGTTGGTGGAAACCTGGAAGAGAAACGTCAGCAGCAACAGGCGAAATATGCCGAACAGATGGCAACACAATATTAA